The segment CTGTTTGTATTTTCTCGGTGCTGCATGAGCCCATTGGTATGAACCTAGGATCTTCCTCTGCCACAGGTGAACGGCATGTTGAAGGTGATGAATTTATCCTACAATGGATTGGCCAATGATGGGGCTCTGGCACTGGGAGAAGCACTGAGGTTCAACAGTTCCCTTCTTCACCTTGATATCAGCTGCAACCGGATCAGCAACGAGGGAGCCCGACTCCTCTGCAAGGGCTTGGAGTGCAATGAGAGCCTGCGTGTGCTGCAGGTAagatctgcagaaaaaaaggcagcaaagagAAATGGctgttcttttaatattattattatccagttatttatatagcgccaacatatcacgcagcactgtataaagtccattgtcatgtcgcTAACTTTccctgtccctaccatagtcagatgccattaatacagtccaaggtcaatttagggagaagctaaataacctaactgcatgtttttggaatgtggaagagtctgcaaactccatacagatagtgtcctggctgagatccgaacctgggacctagcgctgcccTACTActgccatatttattttaaattgcccTTTATGTACATTGCAGCTTGCTAGGAACCCGCTGACAGTagagggtgccaccatcttgctGAGTTCGATTACTAGGAAGCCTGAAAATAGAATCGAGGAATTGGATATCTCTGTGAGTAAGCAATGTGAGTTCAGTCAGtaaattttcccttttatttgacATTAATGGACTCTGTTCTCTTTTTAGAATGTTCTGGTAAACCCACAGTTCCTCTCCCTCTATGAAGTGGCTTCCATCTCTCGGCCTGGATTACACATCTTGTTTGCTGGAAAGCAAGGATTTGTTGCAAAGAAGCGCCAAGCTCGTCCCGATCCCATGAAGGTCATCCAGGTGACGCCATGTTATTTATGTGCCGCTCCACTGTGGCTGCTCTACCATGATGGAGGGTTTGAGTTGTTGTCCTTATCACTGATTTAAGCTGAGCCCTAAATATACTGGCTGCTTCCAGTGGCCATACTGTGTGCTCTGATCTGGTGATTTCAAATCTGTCATTCCCCATTGCAGGACTTTCTGGATGAACGCAAACTGCGCCTGCTGGACTTCTTTAAGAACATGGACAAAGATGGCAACATGAGTGTCCCAGTCAGTGACTTCTGTCGGTACATTGCAGTGAGTACATATAGACTGTATGCAGCACATTCTTGTGCAGGTGTTTGGTGGTCTCCAGGTATTCAtacaaattcaatacaaaaaattatgTGTTGTTTAATAATTACCAAGCCGTCCTGGATCCCGGTTTGGAAGTGTTGGATGGTGTCTTTCTGGACCATACATGTTCTTCTTATGTGTACTGTTTAACGTGAGCTATGACCATCTCCTCTCCTCAGCTGTCTGGTCTTCCTCTGGATTCTGCTCAGATAGAATCTCTGTTGCAAAGGTTGGACAAACACCAGACCGGAACCATTGACTACAGGTGAGAGAATCAGATAGGTCCTCCTACAACCTCCTCTGTCTggtgtttcttttctttccttgtaCTCAGTTGTAGCCAAATCAGATTCATCTGTGTCCAGTTTTCTGTATTGGCTTATACAGGGAAAGCTCTGTGTTTGAGTCCAATGGAGGAATCTAGAAGAAGGTTGTAGATTTAGAGtctataggtagtccccgggttaaggacatctgacatacggacgccaCCTCCTAGATATAAACtggcaggatggaggcttggagggggtggtttgcatgacttgcagaagaaatcttttgctaaacacagctgaggttgtgggtgatcctaaggactgagctctttctgcagccttttgtaacaattaaacgaccaagacaaactctgcaattgtttctttttgcatatcaaagcacagcgtgctctagaagttaatgaatgtcaaagctccataaagatttatacagtaataattaatacagtaactgacaccatgctgtctaataacatgctgagacaaacatctgtcttaatttgatttattaaaataatatacctgttctgacttacatacaaattcaacttaggaacaaacctacaaacccgatctcgtatgtaacctggggactctTGTAGAGCAGAATTTCCTGACCACCTTACTGGTGGTCCTCTATATACCCGGTAGGTATGGAGGTCGCCTCGTAACTTTCTTTGGTTTACCCTTCTGCTCTTCTGTTTTTTGTTCACTGTTGTGTCTCATACCATATCCTTATTTTACGATCCCCTATTCCTAGAGACCTGGTGGATTCTCGAAAGAAAATGGTGAAGGATCAGCGAAAGCAACAACGGCGTGAAGCAAGAAAAGAACGTCTAGAGAAGCAGCGCAGTCAAAGAGCTCTCAAGTCGTTTCACAATGCAGTAAGGGCACTGACTCCACCCCTTGCGTCTAGGGAGGCCGGGGGGAGCCATCGCAGCTCTGCTCATTTCTCTGGTTCTTCACTTAGTTCTTGGTACCAGGAAATAGAAAATAGCGATGAAGAGAGTTCTCCAGACATACAGCAAGAAGACTTTGAAACCTTGGATTGCTATTACAGCTCACAGGGAAGTCTCTCTGAGGCTGGTACCCCTAAGTGACCGAGTGAAAACTAAGGCGGCAGCCATTAAGAAGTCAATGATCTTCCTATTCATCATCTTTGGTTTATGTTTGTGCTGCAGAACATCTATAAATATTCCTCTCTGGATGTCAACCATTGAGGTCACCTCTTGGGTGTGCACTGAACACACTGTAGGCCCAAGATGAaccctttacaaaacatttttctatatgcattaggagggaaaaaaaaagaagctgtatGTTAGCACCATATTGCCGAAATAGAATCATGTACAGTTCGGCACATAACTGACACATAAATAAGCCCTTAACCCTTCTATCTGCGCCTCCAAcaaccttctaatgacttcccaactcataacctcttccccgGCATGTCTCCCAGATTTCTGTATAGTTGCCCTCACCCTCTAGGATTCAACCATCTCTAAGATgatccctggatcagcagtctctgttatttttactttaaagccttaatccccggttatattctgtgcttctagaaatcatccagctttttcttaaagtaatctatagtagttgctgaaactacttcctgagggaccggattccacgttttcacagactttacagtgaagaatcccttccttgtccggagtttaaacttcttttcctccagactcaaagagtgccctctttgtaatgatcttaaagtgaataattgggaagagagttctctatatggactatttatatatttacacagggtgatcatatccaaTTTAAACGTCTCtactcaagggaaaatagattcagttcaagtaatctctccccatagctgagctcctccattccttttattagtttggttgcccttctctgcactctctccaattccacaatattccaaaactggactgcatattccagatgtggtctgaccaatgctttgtacaggcaggattatgtctccatctctgcagtctattcctcttttaatataagaaagtactttgctagctttagagcCTTAAtccccggttatattctgtgcttctagaaatcatccagctttttcttaaagtaatctatagtagttgctgaaactacttcctgagggagccgattccacattttcacagactttacagtgaagaatcccttccttgtccggagtttaaacttcttttcctccagactcaaagagtGTTTTTGTAATggtcttaaagtgaataattgggaagagagttctctaaatggactatttatatatttacacagggtgatcatatccaaCTTAAACGTCTCtactcaagggaaaatagattcagatgagatgagctcctccattccttttattagtttagttgcccttctctgcactctctccaattccacaatattccaaaactggactgcatattccagatgtggtctgaccaatgctttgtacaggggcaggataatgtctcaatctttgcagtctattcctcttttaatataagaaagtattttgctagctttagatattgaagcttggcattgcatgctgttattaagtctatgatctaccagaaaccccagatccttttctattcctgactcccccaaatgcatTCCCCATGgacagtatgaagtatgcatgCTATTAgaccccaagtgcataactacatttatctatattaaatgtagtttggctgcccaatcaaacagtacatccaggcctgcttgtagattatagacatcctgtatggacctaattccattacatagtttggtgttatctgcatTTCTAAACTGATTCACCCTAACGtacatattaaccatctgtggggtacagtgtcaaatgttttagtgTACActtatcaactgctactccactgtctacctgtttacttacttcctcataaaaagagagtaaatttgtttgacaactttggtctttcttgaagccatgttgactatcacttataatattattttttagcagaaactcctctatgtggttctttatcaaactctctaggacctttccaactatggatagTAAACTAACcgatctgtagttacctggtaatgactttgctcccttttttgaagataggaaccacattgaccttataccaattcattggtaccatgccagtgattaaagagtctctaaaaataaaaaataacggctttgaaataaccgagctcagctctttgaggacacatggatgtaatccctcaggtcctggtgctttgtcaaccttatttttgcCCAGCTGTATCTCAATCATATCAGCTTTAAGCCATTGTgaaccatttaaggcagtgacattgctattatgaatttggacttgagctctgccatttttctttgtgtacacagagctaaaaaaagggTTAAGTAAATCCGCTTTTCATTATTcacagttaccaacccagagacttcctttaaggggcctacatgctcagacctgATCTTGTTTGcgaataatatatttaaatgttttaaataatttaaataattgtaaataatataaatgttttggggtttgccttagtTTCCTTTGCAAactatctttcattttgaagttttgaacattttaactcctttttacatcttttgttatattctttatagttttcaaatgatgaaggtgatccttcatttttatatttttggaatgcccttttcatgttctttatggcttttttgtgacatcagctgtgagccacagaggttttaattttaacctcttaaacctattacccattggaatagatttttcagtgttcttgtgtagaacagacttgaaacattcccatttctgttctgtgttcagtaggacaatattgtctcccagtccaagtcacagggagccgcccttaataatggaaaatttgctctctgaaaattaaatgtttttatctttcctgtttttggttTCTTGTttaaaacttacattaaatgaaatcatattatggtcactgcttacggttctgcattgttagagagaactaggtccagcagagttccatttctagttggggcttctataaactgtaccataaaattatcttgtattaaattcatgaACTTCCtcttttttgctgttcctgtagtgccattactccagtcaatgtccgggtagttgaaatcttccattaataAAACTTATCTGTATGTAGGTTTATCCTCTGCAGCCCCTGTgtattgtacagtactgtgtaatatgttggtgccttaTAAATACAaggataataatagtaataataatagaacttCAGGATTTCTCAGGAGTCAGCACTTTCTAGTGGTGTACATGAATAATAGTGTTCGGTGGTCTGGGGTTTTGCAGGCAAAGACGCTGTGACCTATGGGAGTATTGTACCTGCAGCACTGAATTCTGTGTGGGTTAGGCTACCTCTGGAGGGCAGTGACTAAAGAGGGGGCATTGGATTGCAAGCTCCTCTGAGGGCAATGATTATAgcaggggcattagattgtgagctctgctGGGGGGCAGTGACTATAGgggggtcattagattgtgagctccgcTGGGTGCAGTGACTATTGGAGGGGCATTAAATAGCGAGCTCTCCTGGGGACAGTGACTATaggggggcattagattgtgatctccgcTTGGGGCAGTGACTATAGAAGGGGGATTTGATAGCAAGCTCCTCCCGGGGGGTATGGACTATAGGGGAGTATTAGATGCTGAGCTTCAGTGGGGGCAGTGACTACAGGTGAGGGCATTTGATTATGAGATGCTCTGGGGTGCAGTGGCTATATAGGGGAATTAGATAGCGAGCTCGTCCAGGGGGCAGTGATTATAGTGGGGGTATTGGATTGCGAGTTCTTCTGGGGGGCAGTGCCTATAGCGGGGCATTAGATTGTAGTTAGGCCTTTGCACACCGCTGTCCACGCTCCAGCAAACATTCATATATCACTTCCTCATAGCCTTCTGCGCCAGTTACATGGTGCCAGTTCTGAAGTATTTGGCATTCTGCACAGTGGAGCCAACTCTGTCCAAACATTGACACCGTTCTCTAGCTGGAACATTCATTCTATGTGAATCAAGAATAAGAAAATGACTACAGTGAGGATGAATGACATTCACCAGGACAGATAAATACTTCTTTCTGTAAAGTAATTTATGAGCTCATCTACTAATGATGATGTATTCGGTCCGGCATGCGTTCAGTGTGCCAGAGAGGCATGTCATGTGATCATAGGCACAACTGCTGTAGTTTGTTCTTGTGGCCACAAGGTGTCAGCGTGAGCTCAGTGTTCCAGTGTGTCCATCGTTCACCCGCATTGtataaataaagctttacctTCCTTGTGACACCACAGAGATTGCAGTGCTGCACATTGAATGGGGGGCATGTAGAGTGTGGGGTGCTATTCAGAAACACCAAATAAAGTCACAGATTTACTGGGATCTGCAATGCAGAGTCAAAGATTTGTCATTGTGAATAAACAGGGGCCTACAAATCCTGTTATCACTTCCTGTGCccaggcactcctgttctgtatcctcatagctgtatatcaggtgacttcctgtgcctaggcacgcctgttctgtatcctcatagctgtatatcaggtgacttcctgtgtcTAGGCACATCTGTTCTGTAGCCACATAGCTgcatatcaggtgacttcctgtgcctaggcactcctgtatcctcatagctgtgtATCATGTGACTTCCTGtgtctaggcactcctgttctatgttcccatagctgtatatcagatGACTTCTTGTGCTTTCCTGGGAGTCCCCCACAGAGAGACCTCTGACCTGGTGAACCCCCACAAGTTTATTCAGGTTGGGGAATGTTCTGGAATCTCCTTGTACAAATTACTGAGAATATTGCACATGGCGGAGGTCTTTCTTCCTCCAGGGGTAACAGAAGGTCAAATCCTCAGATTTCTATCTGATTTAAAACACAAGACACCTTTATTACTACAAAAGTCTAAATCCTctgccatcatcatcatcctcggCTTCTGTGTTGTCATCACATTCCACATCAAGCCGGGTGCCACGAGGGTCCCAAACATTATATGTAATAGGGGCCAAATGTTATAAGGTTCCTGCTCATTAAATCTAATAGGGAACAGGAGGTATGGAGGTCCTGATCATTACATCTAATAGGGAATAGGGGTATGAAGGTTCAAATCATTACATATGATGaagaaaattaatatatattctattgacTTAGGTTGATTGTTTGCTTTAGCTAATGGATGACTAAATTCCTTATTACAGTGGTTTGAGGGGACGCTGGTGCTGCCAGGAGGCTGTTATCATCTAACCTTGGCGGAGTCGGTTgagataatagtaagaattatgtctccaATTAATTGCAGTAAAATTGGATAGAATCTCATGTTGATTCTACAATGCAGacataatgtaacaaaaacaatatatcttttttgGGCCCCACTTGGAATATGGTAATTTTGGCTTAAATGGTCCTAGTCCTAGTAGTCAGACCTCCTGATTGAGCCATTGGGTCTGCACATGTGTCCTTGCTTTGCTCTATCtcttaatcttttactttgtaacgtttattctaaataaaccctcAAAATCTTCTGACAGtggacagaggtattgtttttcctttttacaaacagcccttactaaagtggcgaAAGACCTCCACAGaactaagtctcaaggcaacttttccttcctccttctccttgatctttcctctgcctttgacactgttgatcacccccttctaatacaaatcatgcattccattggtatctgtgacacttctctctcttggtttgcttcctatcggtctgactgctcctttcaatggtaattcctcctccctgttggtgttccccaagggtcagtccttggaccggttctcttttctctctacacctcctctctgggtagtctcatatcctcctttggcttacagtaccatctgtatgctgatgacactcaaatctatctgtccacccctgacctgtctccctcagtcctggataaggtctcatgctgcctttcagccatcttatcatggatgtctgaccgattcctgaaactcaaccgggataaaacagaactcatcatcatcccccctcacattttaaatccccccctgacatgtTTCTAActtttaacaacactgttattcggacCTCCCCTCAGGCaggttgtcttggtgtcacctttgactcggccctctcatttaccccccatattcagaacttttccaggtccggtcactttcacctgtgcaacatctccaaaatctgcccctacctgtcccctgagaccaccaaactccttgtacacgctcctatcatctctcgtctggactactgtaacctcctcctctctggtattcctctaactcgtctttctcctctacaatctattatgaatgctgcagccagactcatccatctatCCCACCGctcttgtagttctcttcattggcttcaatttcacctgagaatcaaattcaagctcctgtgctttgcctttaaatttctccacagttattgtccaacctacatttttgacctggtaaaaaaaatactcccctagccactttcttccctcctccaatgaccttctaatgacttcctcacttataatctcatcacatgcacagctccaagacttttctagagctgccccgaatctctgcaatggtcttcctcatcctattcggcttgctcctacattccgctcatttaaaagatcactcaaaatcccttttttcaaacttgcctacctgtcctcTGTACCTGaaaaacctcactacttcccagcactccATATcatcccttctattgtgtgaaactccccccacctcctagatcataagctcttgtgggcagggtcctccctcctgtgtcatttgcaacccccatttaatgtacagctctgcatattatgttggtgttatataaatcctgtttgatattaaaaatattagggGGGTAGGAGGTTTCTGATCATTACATCTAATAGGGAATAAGGGATATGAATAGGGGTCTAATACAGCCATTttcaattagggttcctccagtggttgtcaGAGGTCCCTTGAGGTTTTAATTGACAGACCTTCCATCTAATGGTTCCTGCATAATTCTGGATTTAGGGGCCGGTTGGTGTAGCTGGTTGGAGGTGATATGAGGGTGACATTCTGCCCTGATTATTAGCATATTGGTGATGTTCCTCCTGGGGTACTGAGAGCTTAAATTTACGTCAAGGATTCCTTTAGGGTTTGGTGTAATATAAGGAAATATCCTCCGGGATTTATCACAATCTCTCTATTTAGAGGCAGCAATGATTACGGTACCATCTGGATTCACCATTTCCCTGCCGAGCTTCCAGAGGTCAGAATACCGTAGAAAAGAGGAGCCGTCTACCTCAGCCATTACCAGGCACCATCATGGCTGCCAGAGACTGCGTCACCTGTTGGTGCTGTGTAAGACGTTGTGTTTATTGCACTCAGTTCCTCCTCGGAGATGAGCTGACATCATTTTGCCCTGGAAGGCAGCAGCAGAGAAAATGGCGGGTGCAGCAGGTGGGAGGGCGGGCGCAGGGAGATTATTGACAGACGCAGGAGCTCTGTCAGACTGTGAGCTTCCAGGAAAACAATCGCAGCTCACTGCAGTGCCAGAGGCACTCGATACAGCTTGCCATCAGCTCCACAAATGGCTGCTCTGTACTCGTCAGCCAGAAGAAGGGGCTGTTCCTTTAGCCAACGCAGTTCACATGGGGTCAGACGTGTCACGAGTTCCATAGCCGCTGCCAAATATGTAAAAGCAGGTTGGAGAGAGCCAGCTATGGAGCCGCTGACTCGTACAAGGCACAGCCACAGCCCCAGTCTCCTAAAGCAAGCCCTGGAGACTCCCTATGGACTCTGGGACCATGTGCCAGGGAGAAACCCGCCAAACAGCGGCCATGATCCTGCCAGCAAGCTGGGTCCATCCCTGAGAACATGCTGGGACCCCTCTGGAGGCAAACACATGGCCAGACTGTCCCCATATAACAACAATTCCATCGTTATGTGATCAGGTGCCATCATTATACCAGAGATGTGCCCATCCTCACCTGGGCCTTCCAAGAGCTGCAAAGAATCTATAGAAGATCAACAGCACTGAAATGTAACAAGGGGTAAACCGAGATGGTCATTGACTGTGTTATGTAGAGCAATAGGTGTTGGCCATGATCGCACACTTGGTGGGCGAGGGGTCACCTCCTATAGCTGGTTTCCACCTTCTACCCCAAACTATAGTACAGGGAGACCCCAGAGGTGCCCTGGGAGAACCCCAAGGAGCTCCTGTAAATGGTAGTTCCCTGGTTCGCATGACAATCTCTTAGAACTAAAGGCATTATTGATGCCAGATAATGAGAAGGCCTACCAGGAGGGCCACAAAATCCTCCCCTCTACTGAGGGCGGGGAATAGAAAACATTTCACCACAAATGTCTTTCAATCACCTGTCCTTCATTTTGTCCTGCAGATAAACATCTGCCCCTTTCTCCTCCATGAAGTCCTCAGTATTTGCCACCCCACCTCCATGTTgtcctctctcttctctcatccCTTCTCCATGTTGTCCTTACTCTGCTATCACCCCTCCTCCATGTTGTCCTCACTCTTCTTTCACCCCTCCTCCGCGTTGCCCTCACTCTTCTTTCAGCCATCCTCCATGTTGTCCTTACCCTGCTATCACCCCTCCTCCATGTTGTCCTCACTCTTCTCTCATCCCTCCTCTGTTTTGACCTCTCTTTCCTCTCATCTATCCTCCATGTTGTCCTTACTCTTCTCTCATCCCTCCTTTGTGTTGTCCCCATTCTCCTGTCATCTATCCTCTATGTTGTCCTCACTTTTCTCTCACCCCTCCTCCATGTTGTCCTTACTCTTCTCTCATCTCTCCTCCATGTTTTCCTCACTCTTCTCTCATCCCTCCTCTGTGTTGTCCTNNNNNNNNNNNNNNNNNNNNNNNNNNNNNNNNNNNNNNNNNNNNNNNNNNNNN is part of the Pyxicephalus adspersus chromosome 12, UCB_Pads_2.0, whole genome shotgun sequence genome and harbors:
- the LRRC74A gene encoding leucine-rich repeat-containing protein 74A isoform X1; this translates as MAEVCEELHSLSLCAGSAQSWTEPYDTDLESEALEQSCPEDPQREEYLQSCYKAGVVPVSYFIRHMNDKCLELNHRGLGPRGAAALAKSLMCNSSITQLSLEDNAVSGEGLVRLVEVLRGSRHITDLNLSNNSLGEVGAELICQMLLDNVSLLRIRLAHNEFNDRSARYFTEALSANFRVTLLDLSHNQFCEKGGEFLGQMLAANEGLQELNLSWNHIRMKGAIALSAGLRVNGMLKVMNLSYNGLANDGALALGEALRFNSSLLHLDISCNRISNEGARLLCKGLECNESLRVLQLARNPLTVEGATILLSSITRKPENRIEELDISNVLVNPQFLSLYEVASISRPGLHILFAGKQGFVAKKRQARPDPMKVIQDFLDERKLRLLDFFKNMDKDGNMSVPVSDFCRYIALSGLPLDSAQIESLLQRLDKHQTGTIDYRDLVDSRKKMVKDQRKQQRREARKERLEKQRSQRALKSFHNAVRALTPPLASREAGGSHRSSAHFSGSSLSSWYQEIENSDEESSPDIQQEDFETLDCYYSSQGSLSEAGTPK
- the LRRC74A gene encoding leucine-rich repeat-containing protein 74A isoform X3, coding for MLLDNVSLLRIRLAHNEFNDRSARYFTEALSANFRVTLLDLSHNQFCEKGGEFLGQMLAANEGLQELNLSWNHIRMKGAIALSAGLRVNGMLKVMNLSYNGLANDGALALGEALRFNSSLLHLDISCNRISNEGARLLCKGLECNESLRVLQLARNPLTVEGATILLSSITRKPENRIEELDISNVLVNPQFLSLYEVASISRPGLHILFAGKQGFVAKKRQARPDPMKVIQDFLDERKLRLLDFFKNMDKDGNMSVPVSDFCRYIALSGLPLDSAQIESLLQRLDKHQTGTIDYRDLVDSRKKMVKDQRKQQRREARKERLEKQRSQRALKSFHNAVRALTPPLASREAGGSHRSSAHFSGSSLSSWYQEIENSDEESSPDIQQEDFETLDCYYSSQGSLSEAGTPK